GGGCTGGTCCAGGGGCGAGCTGTGCACGGACAGGAGGGCCACGCGGCGGGGCGGGGCCGCCGGCGCTCCGGCCCCGGGGCCGTCCGGGCCGTCCGCGGGGTCGGCGGTCGGGCGGTCGGGCACGGTCGGCACGACCGGGACGCTACGCCCTGCGCGCGACGCGCCGCCCCGCGGCGGCGGGGCGTGCGGGCGACGTCGGGGACCATGGGGCGTGCCGTCGCCCTCCTCCGCCGCCGTGCCCGCGGGCGCGCTCGCCCGGCGGGCGCCGGCGGGGGCGCCCGTCGGCGTCGTCACGCGGGGCACCACGGGCCCGGACCGGCTGCGCCGGGTGGACCGGTGGGCCGCCGGCCCCGGCGCCCGCCTGCTCCTGGCGGCCGAGGACCCCCTCGTCGTCGACCTCGGCTTCGGCGCCGTGCCGACGACGACGCTGCGGCTCGCGCGGGCGCTGCGGGAGGTGCGGCCCGACGTCGCGGTCGTCGGGCTGGAGGTGGACCGCGAGCGCGCCGCGCTCGCCCGGCGCCTCCTCGACGGCCTGCCCGCGGCGGAGGTCCGCGGCGTGGACGTGGGCGTCGGGGGCTTCGAGCTCGGCGGGCCGGTCGCGGGGCGCCGTCCGGTCCTCGTGCGGGCCGCCAACGTGCTGCGGCAGTACGCCGTCGAGGACGTGCCGGCGGCGTGGGACCTCGTGACGGGCCGCCTCGCCCCGGGCGGGCTCCTGCTCGACGTGACGTGCGACGAGGTGGGCCGGCGGGCGGCGTGGGCGGTCGTCGGCGCCGACGGGCCGCGGGAGCTCGTCCTGTCGGTGCGCACGGCGGACCTCGCCCTCCCGGGCGCGCAGCCCTCCGACGTCGCCGAGCGGCTGCCGAAGGCCCTCGTCCACGCCAACGTGCCGGGGACGCGGGTGCACGCGTGGCTGGCCGCGCTCGACGCGGCCTGGCACCGCGCCGCCCCGCTCGCCCCGTGGGGGCCGCGGCAGCGGTGGGTCGCGACGTGCCGCGCCGTGGCGGCGGAGGGGTGGCCGGTCGTCGTCCGGGCGCCCCGGGGCGGCCCGCGGCGCTGGCGGCTCGGCGAGGTGGCCGTGGCGTGGGGGGCGGTGGCGCCCTAGGGGCGTCCGCCCCGGCGGGTCACCAGCCGGAGCTGCCGACTCCGCGGCTGCCGGGGCCGCCGCCCACCGAGCGGAGGGCGGGGCGCACGTCGGCGAGGTACACGCCCGCGGCGACGAGCGGGATGATGATGAGGCCGAGGCCGCCCGCCGTCGCGAAGCTGACGAGCGAGGCCACCGCGAGGATGGCCACCCACTTGTTCTTCGTCAGCTTGCCCGCGGCGGCGAAGGCGCCGGCCGGGCGCCGGGCCGCGTCGACGAGGGCGTAGACGCAGAGCGCGAGGACGGCCAGGCCGAGGAGCAGGGTGACGAGGCCCTGGGCCTGGAAGATCGACTGCATGGGCGCAGCGTAGGTGCCCGTCGCCGGCGCGGCCCGGCCGTCCACCCGCCCGGCTCCCCCGGCCCCCTCCTCGGTCCCCGCGTCCGGCGCGCGGGACGTCAGACGTCGACGACGAGGGTGACCGGCCCGTCGTTGACGAGCTCCACGGCCATGTGGGCGCCGAAGCGCCCGGTGGCCACCTCGAGGCCCTCCGCCCGGAGCCCCGCGACGACGGCGTCGACGAGCGGGGCGGCGACGTCGCCGGGCGCGGCCGCCGACCAGCTGGGTCGGCGCCCCTTGCGCGTGTCCCCCTGCAGCGTGAACTGGCTGACGACGAGGACGGGCGCCCCGGCCTCGACCACGGAGCGCTCGCCGTCGAGCACCCGCAGCCCGGCGACCTTGCGGACCATCGCCGCGACCTGCTCCGGCCCGTCGTCGCGGGCGACGCCGACGAGCACGCACAGCCCCTGCCCGCCCCCGCCGTCCCCGCCGGGGTCGACGGCGCCGACCACCTCGCCGTCGACGACGACGGACGCCCGCGAGACCCGCTGCAGGACCGCCCTCACCGCAGCGGCACCGGCACGCCGACGACCTCGCCGACGACCTCGCCGTGGCCGAGCACGGGCGCGGTCGCCTGCTCGGCGACGACGGGCGCGTCGACGCCGAGCGCGGTGAGGGCGGCGGCCATGGCCACCCGGCGGGCGCGGTCGCCGCCGTCGAGGACCTTGAGGGCGACGGCGCGGCCGTCGGGCAGGGCCGCGGCGTAGACGGACTCGGCGCCGTCCTTGGCCACGAGGCCGGGCACGCCGCGCAGGAGCGCGGTGACGTCCCGGGTCGTGCCGCCCACCCACACCGGGAAGTCCCGGACGGCCTCGGCCAGCGCGTGCCCGGGCGTCCCCCGGCCGGCCGTGGCCAGCCCCGCGAAGGCCTGCGCGAGCCCGGACAGCGGCACGGTGGGCAGCGGCGTGCCGCAGCCGTCCGTCGTGACGTGCCCCGCGGCGGGGACGCCCGGCCGGCCGGCC
This sequence is a window from Pseudokineococcus lusitanus. Protein-coding genes within it:
- a CDS encoding class I SAM-dependent methyltransferase: MPSPSSAAVPAGALARRAPAGAPVGVVTRGTTGPDRLRRVDRWAAGPGARLLLAAEDPLVVDLGFGAVPTTTLRLARALREVRPDVAVVGLEVDRERAALARRLLDGLPAAEVRGVDVGVGGFELGGPVAGRRPVLVRAANVLRQYAVEDVPAAWDLVTGRLAPGGLLLDVTCDEVGRRAAWAVVGADGPRELVLSVRTADLALPGAQPSDVAERLPKALVHANVPGTRVHAWLAALDAAWHRAAPLAPWGPRQRWVATCRAVAAEGWPVVVRAPRGGPRRWRLGEVAVAWGAVAP
- the dtd gene encoding D-aminoacyl-tRNA deacylase, whose protein sequence is MRAVLQRVSRASVVVDGEVVGAVDPGGDGGGGQGLCVLVGVARDDGPEQVAAMVRKVAGLRVLDGERSVVEAGAPVLVVSQFTLQGDTRKGRRPSWSAAAPGDVAAPLVDAVVAGLRAEGLEVATGRFGAHMAVELVNDGPVTLVVDV
- a CDS encoding DUF2516 family protein translates to MQSIFQAQGLVTLLLGLAVLALCVYALVDAARRPAGAFAAAGKLTKNKWVAILAVASLVSFATAGGLGLIIIPLVAAGVYLADVRPALRSVGGGPGSRGVGSSGW